CGCCCAGCGCGCCGGCATACTGGTAGGGGTCGGTGTAGAGGCCCAATTCCTTACCCAGGCTTTCAGTATAGAGGCCCCAGCCTTCGGAATAGGCGCTGTACTGGCCCGGCGTCCGGCGAAACGTGGGCAAGCTGGTGTTTTCCAACTGCAACGAAAACTGGTAGTGGTGGCCCGGAATGGCCTCGTGCAAAAACAGCGCCTCCATCCTCGACGCCACGGTGCTGTACTGCGTGGCATCGAGGATGGGCACGTAGAAGATGCCGGGCCGAGAGCCATCGGGCGCACCGGGCCAATACTGCGCCGCGGCCGAAGCGGCGCGAAACGCCTCAATCTGCCGCACTTCAAACGGCGTGTTGGGGGTGCGGCCAAATAGCTTGGTCAGGTTGGGCGCCATGCGCTGGTGAATGGCTTCGTAAGCGGCCAGCACGTCCCCGGGGGTTTTGAAGGGCCGAAACTTCGGCTCATCCTTCATATAAGTGAAAAAGGCCGGCAGGTCGCCCTGAAAACCAACCTGCTTTTTGACCGCATTTATTTCGGCTTGAATGCGCTTGACCTCGCGCAGGCCGGTCTGGTAGATTTCCGCCGGCGTTTTGCTGGTCGTGGTGTAATCCCGCACAAAATACGGGTAGGCTTGCGTGCCGCCCGGCAGGGCGCCCAGGCCGGCGGTAGTGCGGGCCTGGGGCAGGTACTCGGTTTTGAGAAAGGCGGCGAGCTTCTGGTAGGTAGCCGCCAGGTCGGTGGCAATGGCTTGCTGGTAGGCCGTGGTCAGGCGGGCTTTATCGGCTTCCGCGAAGCTGGCCGGCAGCTTGGCAATGGGGCCGTAGAACAGGCTTTTGGCGGGGTCGGCCACGGCCAGGGCCTCCAGCTGCGGAATGATTTTCAATACCAGCACCTTGGGCAGCACCGCCCCCGCCTTCATGCCCGCTCGAAAATTGGCGATGGCCGAATCGGCCCACACCGGAAAGCCGTGCGCCCGGCCCAGCCAGTTGTCGTAGTCGTGCACCGTTTTGAAGGGCTGCGCGCCCGTGCCTGCCCCCAGTAGGGGCAGCGTATTGGGCAAGCTAAAGAACTGCGCGAAGGGCATCATCCAGCTGTTTTGCTTGAGCCCATCGAGCTTGTCCATCAGTAGATACTCGAAGATGTCGTAGCTCACCCGGTCGTCGGCCGAGAGCGTGGTGCGGTCCAGCTGGTGTACCGCTGCCAGGTACTGCCCGTACGATTGCCGCTGCTGCTGGCGAAAGGCGCGGGTCTGGTCGTTGGGCAGCTGGTCGTTGTAGCGGTTATCGCCCACGTATATCCCGATGAGTGGAAACCACTGGGCCTGCTGCTCCGAATAGGCGTGAAACAAGGCGGCCAACGGGGCCGAAGCGGCGGGCGGCGTGCTGGGGGAAGCGGCCACGGTGGGCGCCGCCGCCTGCTGGTGCGCGTTACCGGGCTTCCGTAGGGACGTGGGTTGGGCCCGGGCGGGGACCGCCAAGAGCCCGAGTACAAGGACGGACAGGACCGCGCACGTGGCGACGTAGCGTTGTTTCATGAAAAGAAAAAATTGAAGTAAACCGGAATGAGCGGAAAGATAGGCCATATGCCATATAATTCGAACGCTCCATTTCGTGAACCGCTAAACTACACGGCTGGCCCGTTGGGCAAAGGCCTTGAACGGGGCTTTGCTGCCGTTGTCGAGTTTAAGAAACCCGTCTACTAATCAAAGTTTACGAAATGCGCCGAGGGGACGAGTTTCCTAAACTCCCTACGAGGGTGTTTTTTGGCCACATGACGGGCATGTTGCGCAACCCAACAGCTGGAAGGCAAGCACCCGCCGGTTAGCAAGGCGAGTAAATCGCTATACTTGTGGCGTTTATTCTTGCCCCTCTACCCGTGCGCGTTGCTAACCTGTTCTTCTTGCCCCCACGTGCCACCGGGTGGTTCATGGCCGTGGCCATCCCCAGCATGGTCTTGGCGGCCTGCCACCGGAAAGGGGAAGAGCCCGCCCCGGTTCCGTGTGGCGCATCCCCCGCCCCGTCTGGCTTCACGATTGAGAACAACATCAACAACACCCTTTTTGCGTGCGACACCATTTTTCCCAGTGTCGTGCGCCTGTCCGCTGCCCCAGCGTATTCAAGCGTCGTCTGGCAGATTGGCACCGACCCGCGGGTGTACACGCAAAAGGCGTTTAATGTGACGTTTCCCCCCACGAGCGTGGGCACCGTGGCCATCCGATGCATCGGCACCCGACCAGTCAACCGCCGTTGTTTTCCGCATGACGACGGCGTGGACACGGTGACCCAGGTGCTGACGGTCATGCCGCTGAATCCCTACGCCCCGCATGCCGCCATCGAAGGCAAATTTCTCGGGGCCACCACCGACGCGCCTCGGGATACGTTCACCGTGCGCATTTTTGTGGGGCGGGACGTGCTCTACCCCTCCCAGCCCGCCCTCTTTTTGGTCAATCTCAACAAGGGGTGTCCTGGCACGAGCATGGACATCAGCGCGGGCTATCAAGGGCTGGTGTTTAACCAAGGCGTTGGCAATGCCGTCTGCCACGGGGTTTATGGCGTTGGGCACATCGACCTGCAGGACCGCACTAAAATTCGCTTTGATTACAGCGAACAAGCCACGCCAGGTAGCGCGGCCCAAATTTCCAAAGCCTTTATTGGAACCCGAGTACGGTAACCATAGCGTTCAGCGAAACGGTCGGAGTAGTAAAGGGAGAAGATTGCTGGTGGGGCACTCCCTGCGTAGGCAAGGGCACGTCCTCGTAGACGGTGTAGCCTGGACAGGTCCATGGAAGGAGAAGAGGTGCGTAGGAGGACGGCCGGTCCGCACCACCGGCTGTAAATATAATTCATTGTATATTATATGGGGTTATTTTATTCTATATTTGAGGGCATTTCCCGAGGGTCGTTCCCGCGGGCGTAGGGGCACTGCCTTCCCTGGCGGCTTCCGCTTGGCTTCTTTAGAGCACCAGTTGATTTACATGAATACGCCATCGCCTCAGGTTGCCAGTGGTTTTGCCCCCGTGACTACTTCCGACCGGTTTGTGCTGCTCGACGCGCTGCGGGCCCTGGCCCTGATGGGCGTGTGCTTCGCCAACCTGGAATGGTTTACCGGCTACCGCTTAGTGCCGGAGGCCTTAGCCGCGCACTGGCCGCTGGTCGATAAAGTGACGGTGCAGCTCTCGAAGTTGTTCGTCGACGGGAAGGCTTTCGGATTGTTCTCGCTCTTGTTTGGGGTGGGCTTTGCCGTGCAGCTGCA
This region of Hymenobacter sedentarius genomic DNA includes:
- a CDS encoding DUF885 domain-containing protein; this encodes MKQRYVATCAVLSVLVLGLLAVPARAQPTSLRKPGNAHQQAAAPTVAASPSTPPAASAPLAALFHAYSEQQAQWFPLIGIYVGDNRYNDQLPNDQTRAFRQQQRQSYGQYLAAVHQLDRTTLSADDRVSYDIFEYLLMDKLDGLKQNSWMMPFAQFFSLPNTLPLLGAGTGAQPFKTVHDYDNWLGRAHGFPVWADSAIANFRAGMKAGAVLPKVLVLKIIPQLEALAVADPAKSLFYGPIAKLPASFAEADKARLTTAYQQAIATDLAATYQKLAAFLKTEYLPQARTTAGLGALPGGTQAYPYFVRDYTTTSKTPAEIYQTGLREVKRIQAEINAVKKQVGFQGDLPAFFTYMKDEPKFRPFKTPGDVLAAYEAIHQRMAPNLTKLFGRTPNTPFEVRQIEAFRAASAAAQYWPGAPDGSRPGIFYVPILDATQYSTVASRMEALFLHEAIPGHHYQFSLQLENTSLPTFRRTPGQYSAYSEGWGLYTESLGKELGLYTDPYQYAGALGGELHRAIRLVVDVGLHAKGMTREQAIQYMMANELISEQMATAEIERYMAMPGQALSYKIGQLKLRELRAKYEKQLGNKFDLRAFHDQLLAGGAMPLAVLERTMDEWAAGQR